From the Caldalkalibacillus thermarum genome, the window TGCCTCCAATGTTGAGATAGTTTGAATAACCGGGCATTCCTATCAGAAAGCCAAAATGTTCATTTCCCGTTCCGGCGGAAAATGCCGTTTCTAAAATCAGCGTCCGGTCATCTTCACTGACCCGATCCATGTCCAGATAACGTTTGATCACATCATCCAGACGTTCGTAACTTTGTTTAAAATCAATGCCGGATACCACTTCCTGTGTAATTGTCACTTTGGTGTTATCCCATTCATACTCAACCGTTTCCCATTCATAGGAATAGAAATATGTTCCCCGAAAGGTGTCGGCAGTGACCAACAACAGAACCTCATCAACAACTGTCTCGGTTTCCACAACCTCTTCCTGTACAATAACCGTCTCACCCGTTTCATCCACTTCTTCCTTTTCAACAATCTTTTTTGTTTCAGTCACAATCGTAATGGTACTGTCCTTGTATTCAAACTTCGGAGCCAGTCTTTCAGCAAGCCTCCTGATATTGTTGTAAGGAAGCTCACCACTTCTTTCCAATTCGGCACTGTACAAGTCAACTGCATAAACAAGACCCCAGTGCAGTTTGTATTTTAATTCTTCGGCATTGTAGCTCTTTACACCCGGAAAAGCACTTTCCGCCGCTTCAAGATACTTTTGTCTCAAAGCCTCATCTTCTTCATTTGCTTCATTTGATCCGGTAAGATCACCCATCGCTACGTTGCCAAAAAATGCGGAAATGTAAAGAATGGGCAAACCTATCAGAATCCCAAATACAATCACCAAAACAACAACAACAATTCTGAGCCGTCTATTCCTCATTCACGTCTCTCTCCATAGTATAGTTGATAATCCGTTTTTCCTGAGACTGTTCACCTTCCGATTTGGAAATAGGCTGAGCAGACGGGGTCACGTTGAATACATTCATGCTTGAAGTGCCAGTTGAAGGTGCATAATGCCTTTGAGACTGTTGCCTTTGAGACTGTATGGTTTGAGACTGTCTGGCAGGTGCATTCACTCTGGACGCTGTATTTGTAATATGAGTCCTTTCACCTTCGGTTCTTAAAACTGAAGAACCAGAAGTTTTATATCCACTGTATGATGAGGCTTTTTGAAATTGAATAACGTTTGAACGCCGGACACCGGAACCAGACCGAATATTGGAAGACATATACGATTGTGGAGACTGATAGTTGTTTTTAAATGGAAGTGAAGCAACTTTTACCGCTCCAGATGACGCTGTTCCAGACGCTGAAGCATATTGGGATGTTCCAGATGTTCCATATGTTGAAACTCTTTGGGACGTTCCAGACGCTGAAACTCTTTGAGCGGTATTTGTATTGATATGACCGCCTAAGACGGTTCCTGAAGAAACTGATTTTCCTCCCATTGCCGAACCCATGCTGATAATCCGGCGTGACTGTGATGGCGTTCCACTCTTGACGGCAGAACCACCAACGGTTGAAAAAGAAGTCCTTCCTCCTGTTGGAACTGATGAAAAAGAAGTCCTTCCTCCTGAAGTGTATCCGTTAGACGTGCTTCCTCTTGCCACTACTGAAGAACTTTTTCCAACAGGCAGGTTGTTTTCACGGCCGCTTGTACGCCACACGGCCATTCCATCGGTCCCTGTTGCTGACAAAGATTGTTTTGTCATGTTCTCCAGCCCTTGCTGAACCCCCTGTTGAACAGGCTGGTTAAAATCTTTTTGCATCTGTCCTGTTTGATGTTCTGGCAGATAACCATATATTTTGGGAGAATTTGTTTCCATCCCATGCAATTCAGACAACGGTGATACACCATCACCAAACGATACCGAACCATCATTACCTGTGGCTGTTAATGAACCGTTGTTACCTGAGGCCGTCAATGGTGTTTTTCCGGCTTTGGCGGCAATATCCATATCGCCCATATTGCCTAAAGAACGTTCATTGCCGATTCCCGTTAAGCGATCCGGGGTTCCGGCAGGCTGGGCGGGAGAGCCGGAAATAGGGCCGGGACTTGAACCTCCACCTCCACCGCCGCCTTTACCAAAGGCCATTTTACCGATACCAACCGTTCTGAACGCACTTTTCAGCATTTGACTGGTGGCCCAAAGGCTGTTACCGGCTTCATCAATTGGATTGCCACGGTCAAACATGTCAAAAAGAGCATAAATGAACCTGCGGAGGAAACGCCCCGCAGGTAACAGGATAAACAATAAAAACAACGCCTGTATAAACGTAAACTGGAACATAATATCCCCCCTACCACCAAAGTCCTCTTAGGATATTTACGATCAAAACAGCACCAATGCTGATAAAAAAACCAAAGGCACTGTACTGCAATCCCTTGATGGCCGAATAGCGCATACTTGGATTCTTGGAACTCACCGCCAGTCTCAGAGCGTTCCACAGCAACACCCCTGCGGCCACAACAGCACTGCTCAAGAATATGAAGGTCATGATCGGTTGCAGAACACTTCCTACAGAGTTAAACATATTACCTGAACCCAAGCTGGCGTTTAGAAAACCGAAATACAACACGATTACCAATGCATGAGCCGTTTGCATGAAAATCTGGGAAGTCAATTCAGCCGCCCAAAGTTTAAAAGCCATACCGTCTTTGTTGCGGGCAAAAGCCCACGCCGCAAAAGGAGCTATGATCACCAAAACCGCAATCATGAACTTGCGGAAAATGTACAGAATAATTAACCACAAACCCATGACAGCCAAAGCAAGATAGATGATCGAATCCAAAAACACACTTTCTGTTAACGACTGATCTGTATTGATGGTGGAAAAAGCGGAAAAGCCCGACTCCAACAGCGGAATATTTCTGGCAAATGAATACAGTCCGTCAACAAAAGCCTTGTTCAGATTGGCCAAAAGAAAGAACAGAAGATGGGCAAGCACGAGCAGGATAGATGCCCCAATATAGGCCATCATTTTGTCCTGCCAGTCAGACCGCTTGAGTGGATTGGTGCTTTCAATCATCATTTTCCATCCGTAAAAACCAATGGAAATGGCGAAAAATATCCAAGCGACCGAACTGAAAGCCAGCCTTAACGGATTGATCACGTTGTTCCATTCCTGAGCCGTAAATATGTTGCCTACAGCATTTTCTCCGTATAAAGCCCCCGAAAAAGGATTGGCCTGCCCGAATACAACATGCTTTATGCTTGTGCCTCCCAACAGATAAGCGGCAAAATCAACCACTGCATTTATCAGGGCGGCCAGCAATCTTTCCAGCATGCCAGACCTTTTCGTTTTTTCCATGACCTCTTGACGCAATTCTTCATCCGGTGAATAGGGAACGTCACCTCTGAACTGCTCAGGAACAGGTTCAACGGCCAATACTGTTACTTGTCCAAGAAAGGAAGCATATAAAAAGACAGACAACATAAGCACAACAAATGTTTTCTTCTTCATGACGTTTTCCTTCCTCCGGGAGTCGTGTTTACAAACTCATGTTCATAAAAAGAAGCATCAATACGAATCGAAAGCAAATTTTTCCCGATCTTCAACAACGCTTCACCGGGATGGGCACTTTCAAGAAACTGCCTTTGCCCATCAGACAAATGGTACTGAGCCTGCACATATTCAATGTCTGTCTCATTCTGTTTGAGCAAAACAGTGGCTGAAGCGTTAGTCAAAACGGCTTTACCCTGCTGTGATCTGGTAAACTCTTCAAAGGATTGAGAAGCCACGCAAAAGCTGGTGTTTCTTTTGCGACAACGTCTGCTCATCTTCTCCAGAAACATGGCCGAATCCTCGTGATACATGTACATCCACGCTTCATCGGCCACCACCAGCTTACGCACATGACGGTTCCGCTTGACAAATTTCTCCCATATCCAGTTTAGAATGACGTGCATGGCCAACGGCTTCATAATCCCCTCTTCAAGATGTGAAATGTCAAAGTCAATGGCCACGGCATCTTTCAGCCGCACACGGCTTTGTCCGTCAAAAAGACCCAACGGGTTTCCCCTGCGATAGGGAAAAAGCAGTGTGGCCAGACGTTGGCCAACTTCCGTCCCCTGTTCCTCCAGCCACTCAACGGCTTCACTGATGGTAGGCATCTCTTTTTTGCGGTAGCCCACATACCCCGGACGGGGATCAGGCTCATAAAGGGAGTTGGGGTCAGATGTAATCTGCCGCTTGCTGTATAAGGACATGATACACCGATCCAGTACGGCGTTTTCTTCCGGTGAAAGACGATAGCCGCCATTATTGGTGAACATGACGTTAAACAGGTTCTTGATGTCCTGCATTTTCTCGTGCAGATTGACTTTTGTGTTCCCGTGTTCGTCTTCCTCTTCCTCAAGGTCAAACGGGTTGATCAGTGCTTCCTGATCCGGTCTGAAATCAACAATGACACCACCAACTTTTTCCGTTAACGCCCGGTACTCACCATCCGGGTCAATAAATACGCTCCGCACACCCCTTAAAGCCGAACGGGCCGCCAAAAGTTTTAACGTGTAGCTTTTCCCCGATCCGCTCATGGCAAAGACATTGATATTGGCATTTGGCATCACCGGAGGCCCGATAAACGGATCAAAGATAACGGGAGCATTGGTGCTGAGGTTCGTGCCCAGATAAACCCCGTTGGGATGTACAAGGTTGGAAGCCGTAAACGGAAAAAGAGCCGTGGTGGCTCCCAAGTTGAAGTTTCTGTATCTGTCCATCTCGTTCTGGTTTAAGGGTAGGGTGCTGATCAACCCCTCTTTCTGCCGCAGAAAATTGCGCCTCAACTGTACGGAACGTCCGCCCAGCGTCTCTTCCAGCAGTTTTGACACCTGATCCAATTCTTCAAGACTGTTGGCGGTAATTGTAATCACAACCGTGACGTAAAACATCTTATCCTCGTTCATGGCCACGGCATCCCTCAAACGCCATGCATCTTCTATACTTCGGGTCAACTCACCCAACCGGTGAATGTTCCCCTGTTTCTCCTGTATCATGCGCTGTGCCTCAAGCTGGGTTATTTTCAAAGTTAACTCCTTTTCCACCTCATAATCGTCTATCGGCATGATATGTGTGGAAATGGCCACATCCCCGATGTTGGCCGCCCCGTCCAGAAAGCCGACAAAAACACTGCTAGGAAAGTGGCTGATACTGTAAGTACGCATAAAAACGCCGGACCCCAGTTGAATGTAGTCCGGTTCAATGACGGCTCCTTCCGGGGCCAGATACTCCTTCAGTGTGGTTTTGCCCTGTTCCAGACTTTTCTTTTGCATCCCGTCAGATTTGTTTTCCTTGATCTTCTTCTTAAACAACATCAAGCATGACCTCCTTTTTCACTTCGTAAAACCGAAAGGCTATGCTAACCCAGCATGACCAGTCGTTTTCTTTCCTCTTTGTCCATTGGCTGTGAAGGTTCAGGTTTGTCAACCATTTCAGGTGGCGGTGGTGCATCCAGCCCCTGTTGAGGCTGTTCTTCCTTTCTGGAAACATACAGGGAAAAATAGTCATGGCGAAAAGCGTCCTGTATCCGCTGGCGTATGGCCCTGTTACCGTGAAAAATGTCATAGAAAACGGCGGCCACTTCCGGTGTATCCAGTACACGCGCATACATGCCCGCCCTTCTTAAACCGGAAAGAATCAGTCCCGCCCGCCTGTCCAGTTCCGCTTTCATCTTCTGTTCGTCATCCATATGCTCAACGCCGAAAACAAGATAATCGTACTTGATCAACACTTCCTGCCTCGTTTTTTCCTCCAGAAACAGGATGTGATCCTGTCCATACTCTTTCATGGATTCCGGTGCTTCATCCAGCACATTTCTCAAGGAATCAACATAATCCCCCAAATCAACCGGCCGTGTAATACTAAGGGGCTGAACCGGAAAGGACAGGGATGACAAAAGACTGCCCAACGCCCCGTCAATCGTCCGCTTTTCGTTTTCTGACAAAAGGTGATAGTGCAAAGAATCCACACCGATAACAGCCTGAATACTGCCGTCCTCACGCCAGATCAGACCGTTTTCAATCTTTTTAAACGGCATCAATTCCTGTATGTCATTTTCAGACCCCTTCCTCTTTTCCTCATTCCTTTCTTCTTCCTGTACCTCTTCTTCCCGTTCGGCCTGCTGAACCAGTTTCTTTTTCATCCGTTTGGAAATCAGCAAAAAAACGGCGACACCAATGAACAATACTGCCAGCAGAATCAGTTCAATAATGGCAATCCCCTCCTAGCGGTAGTATTTTCCATTCCGTTTATACCGAATGTAGGAAATCAATAGTTTGTCCAGTTTCCCATATTCCGGGTGTTCAAAAAAAGCCAGTGCCAAACCAATGACACTGACAGGAATGATCACTGATAATGTAATGGTAAGCAATACGGAAAAGCTGATCCCCACCGGATTGAACAGCACAAACAAAAGGGCTCCCAGATCAATAACAACAATGATGACAAGATAAACAAACTGTCTTAACGACAACGATCCACCTATAACTTTTTCTTCTGAATCAAACTCCTGCGGCACATTATACTGAGGCATCATTTTGTCCCTCCACACGAGTCAATGCCCAGACCAAAGCCCCGACCCAGCCCAGTAAAGTCCAGCCCAGAAGCACATTTAAGGCAATGATGGCCATTTTG encodes:
- a CDS encoding VirB4 family type IV secretion system protein; the protein is MLFKKKIKENKSDGMQKKSLEQGKTTLKEYLAPEGAVIEPDYIQLGSGVFMRTYSISHFPSSVFVGFLDGAANIGDVAISTHIMPIDDYEVEKELTLKITQLEAQRMIQEKQGNIHRLGELTRSIEDAWRLRDAVAMNEDKMFYVTVVITITANSLEELDQVSKLLEETLGGRSVQLRRNFLRQKEGLISTLPLNQNEMDRYRNFNLGATTALFPFTASNLVHPNGVYLGTNLSTNAPVIFDPFIGPPVMPNANINVFAMSGSGKSYTLKLLAARSALRGVRSVFIDPDGEYRALTEKVGGVIVDFRPDQEALINPFDLEEEEDEHGNTKVNLHEKMQDIKNLFNVMFTNNGGYRLSPEENAVLDRCIMSLYSKRQITSDPNSLYEPDPRPGYVGYRKKEMPTISEAVEWLEEQGTEVGQRLATLLFPYRRGNPLGLFDGQSRVRLKDAVAIDFDISHLEEGIMKPLAMHVILNWIWEKFVKRNRHVRKLVVADEAWMYMYHEDSAMFLEKMSRRCRKRNTSFCVASQSFEEFTRSQQGKAVLTNASATVLLKQNETDIEYVQAQYHLSDGQRQFLESAHPGEALLKIGKNLLSIRIDASFYEHEFVNTTPGGRKTS
- a CDS encoding superinfection immunity protein, with the protein product MELAIYLLFFLYFVPAIVALVRKHHNKMAIIALNVLLGWTLLGWVGALVWALTRVEGQNDASV
- a CDS encoding PrgI family protein, whose product is MPQYNVPQEFDSEEKVIGGSLSLRQFVYLVIIVVIDLGALLFVLFNPVGISFSVLLTITLSVIIPVSVIGLALAFFEHPEYGKLDKLLISYIRYKRNGKYYR